A single window of uncultured Pseudodesulfovibrio sp. DNA harbors:
- a CDS encoding ATP-binding protein — protein sequence MADSQHGSWWDFISCFGSNWCITYYKLRICQFSLAILSLGVVIFLTGIPIAYHASKENIDIDLLTRGAGFGYIGSTITSLIYAFFTIIFFAIETTIMAQAVFLCFGIPLPIGYLLCSLVIIPFSFYGITVINKLHNYTQFLWLVLWIVPIAIIIFKDPTSVTRWVSYENHVGTGSFDPFLFGSALSVLFSLIPQIGEQVDYLRFLPDKTDENKYKWWLAVLTAGPGWIIIGALKILCGAFLVVLFIEAGNIVSSESIDTVQLYLNVFDTVIDNPQYALLLVTLYIVICQVKINATNAYAGSLAWSNFFSRITGSHPGRAVWLLFNILMSILFAQLGVFKTMHSMLFIYAIFALSWIGTIVADLTVIKPLKIAPRTIEYKRAYLYNINPVGIISLVVSLAVAIPAYFGSFGIYGKSFSTLIAFSVAFTVAPLVAIITKGKYYIRRENTILQSDALMTCPICEKEYGQSEMVYCPMRDNHICSLCCVLDSVCGGKCEENSSKKQRQYTPSPKEAFMKKTKRFLQHYLIISVVLGVVFSSSVFLSEHTDYQIWHNFKWYVITIYIFTLLIIAVWVWWFTLIQERRIEVEEELAIQIDELEQEVHARKRISEKLNKTSKQQKMILENATIGIAFIVNSKLKWCNNRFLEICFVPKGTKRPIATKDLFLDKTLYSRIERDSENFLRQGRHFNCEIPLKMNQTESEWRKLSISAIDSGNPSQGVIWLLNDINRQKKADKALKENRQRLKELNESLEGKIQKRTKELEQSYKSLHQADKMASLGILVSGMAHEINNPLNLISLNSQTMDEIWQGMMEYLRQQNEEGEEVWIGNLPLSYVQKSMPKLLLGINEGSDRVSTIVRNLKDYSRQSPVKMGGDVDINKAFRSAHMLLTNLIKNSTDNFVISINDCLPSFKGDLRRIEQVLVNLIQNSCQALKSREDSILIETYAIEEKVYFKITDQGIGISKKDLKHVRDPFYTTKREWGGTGLGLSVSAGIIKEHGGDIFIDSEEGQGTCVTLSFTGSN from the coding sequence ATGGCAGATAGCCAGCACGGCTCTTGGTGGGATTTCATTTCTTGCTTTGGAAGCAATTGGTGCATTACTTATTATAAATTACGGATTTGCCAATTCTCTTTGGCAATTTTATCCTTGGGAGTCGTGATCTTTCTCACCGGTATTCCAATTGCCTATCATGCCTCAAAAGAAAATATTGATATCGATTTGCTTACTCGTGGAGCAGGTTTCGGGTATATCGGCTCCACAATTACCTCACTTATTTACGCCTTCTTTACGATCATTTTTTTTGCCATTGAAACAACGATCATGGCGCAAGCGGTATTTCTTTGTTTTGGGATACCATTACCTATTGGATACCTGCTTTGTTCGTTGGTGATCATCCCTTTTTCATTTTATGGCATTACGGTCATTAATAAGCTGCATAACTATACGCAATTTCTTTGGCTGGTCCTTTGGATTGTTCCCATAGCTATTATCATTTTTAAAGACCCTACCAGTGTCACCCGATGGGTTTCATACGAAAATCATGTTGGAACTGGCTCATTTGATCCCTTTCTCTTCGGTTCAGCCCTTTCTGTACTGTTTTCATTGATTCCACAAATCGGTGAACAGGTAGATTATTTGCGTTTTCTTCCCGATAAAACAGATGAAAATAAATATAAGTGGTGGTTGGCTGTGCTTACTGCCGGGCCTGGATGGATCATAATCGGTGCTTTGAAAATTCTCTGCGGCGCTTTTCTCGTTGTTTTGTTCATAGAGGCGGGAAATATCGTGAGCAGTGAAAGTATTGATACTGTTCAGCTTTATCTCAACGTATTTGATACAGTAATTGATAATCCACAGTATGCATTGCTGCTAGTCACTCTATATATTGTAATATGTCAGGTAAAAATTAATGCGACGAATGCCTATGCCGGGTCTCTCGCATGGTCGAATTTCTTTTCAAGAATAACAGGAAGCCATCCGGGAAGGGCTGTGTGGCTTCTGTTTAATATCCTCATGTCAATTCTCTTTGCGCAATTGGGGGTATTCAAGACAATGCATTCCATGCTTTTCATTTATGCCATATTTGCATTGTCATGGATTGGTACTATTGTTGCTGATTTAACTGTCATTAAGCCTCTCAAGATTGCCCCAAGAACTATCGAATACAAACGGGCATATCTTTATAATATAAACCCTGTGGGTATTATTTCTCTTGTCGTTTCACTTGCTGTAGCCATTCCTGCATATTTTGGTTCATTTGGAATATATGGGAAATCATTTTCAACATTAATTGCATTTTCTGTTGCATTTACCGTTGCACCTTTGGTCGCCATTATTACCAAAGGTAAATATTATATTCGCCGAGAAAATACTATTTTACAGAGTGATGCTCTTATGACTTGTCCAATTTGTGAAAAAGAATATGGACAAAGTGAAATGGTTTATTGCCCCATGCGTGATAACCATATTTGTTCTTTGTGTTGTGTACTTGACAGTGTGTGCGGCGGAAAATGTGAAGAAAATAGTTCAAAGAAGCAAAGGCAGTATACTCCTTCACCAAAAGAAGCTTTCATGAAGAAAACGAAAAGATTTCTTCAACATTATCTCATTATTTCTGTTGTCCTTGGTGTAGTCTTTTCTTCTAGTGTGTTTCTTTCAGAGCACACTGATTATCAAATATGGCACAACTTTAAATGGTACGTCATAACAATATATATTTTTACACTTCTTATTATTGCTGTTTGGGTTTGGTGGTTTACTTTGATTCAAGAACGGCGAATCGAAGTGGAGGAAGAACTTGCCATTCAAATTGATGAATTGGAGCAAGAAGTCCATGCTCGTAAGAGGATCAGTGAAAAGCTGAATAAGACGAGTAAACAACAAAAAATGATATTGGAGAATGCAACGATTGGTATTGCATTTATCGTTAATTCAAAATTGAAATGGTGTAATAATAGATTCCTTGAAATTTGCTTTGTTCCAAAAGGTACAAAAAGGCCAATTGCAACAAAAGACCTTTTTCTTGATAAGACTTTATATTCAAGAATCGAAAGAGATTCTGAAAATTTTCTGAGACAGGGAAGACATTTTAATTGCGAAATACCGTTGAAAATGAACCAAACAGAGAGTGAGTGGCGCAAACTCTCCATCAGCGCCATTGATTCCGGCAATCCCAGCCAAGGTGTCATCTGGCTTCTCAACGACATCAATCGACAGAAGAAAGCCGATAAAGCGTTGAAGGAAAACAGGCAACGGTTGAAGGAATTGAATGAGAGTCTTGAAGGGAAAATCCAGAAGCGGACCAAGGAATTGGAACAGAGCTACAAATCTTTGCATCAGGCCGACAAGATGGCATCTCTTGGAATTCTTGTTTCTGGCATGGCTCATGAAATCAATAATCCTTTGAATCTCATCAGCCTGAATTCTCAGACAATGGATGAGATCTGGCAAGGTATGATGGAATATCTCAGGCAACAGAATGAAGAGGGTGAAGAGGTTTGGATTGGAAATTTGCCCTTGAGTTATGTGCAGAAAAGCATGCCCAAATTGCTTCTCGGCATTAATGAAGGATCTGATCGTGTTTCAACCATCGTCCGAAACTTGAAAGATTATTCCAGACAATCTCCCGTCAAAATGGGTGGTGATGTGGATATCAACAAGGCCTTCAGATCTGCCCACATGCTGCTTACCAATCTCATTAAAAATAGTACGGACAACTTTGTCATAAGTATCAACGATTGCTTGCCTTCGTTCAAAGGTGATTTGCGTCGGATTGAACAAGTTCTTGTCAATTTGATCCAAAATTCCTGTCAAGCGTTGAAATCGCGGGAAGATTCCATTCTTATTGAGACCTACGCGATAGAAGAAAAGGTCTATTTCAAAATAACAGATCAGGGAATCGGTATTTCGAAGAAAGACCTTAAGCACGTTAGGGATCCCTTTTATACGACAAAAAGAGAGTGGGGTGGGACTGGGCTTGGGTTGTCTGTTTCAGCGGGAATTATCAAGGAGCATGGCGGTGATATTTTTATTGATTCAGAAGAGGGGCAAGGAACATGCGTAACCTTGTCTTTCACAGGCTCCAATTGA